ggttaccaggctatattttgaggtaacctgtaaatgggttaccagatacaatgcttatttcgatgcctgcattGGTAAAATAACCTTTACGCTCGTGCACGGTTTGTCATTTTTAATtagataaaatatatctttcctTAGAACAGCACAGTTGATGAacactttaatatttttttgaatGGTCCGTGTTTTCGCTAACACTTCATGAGCATtatgttcataccagtgaatagtttgtaaaatattgattttctaatattttgatgcttaattaacacaatttacaGGGGttcagaaatggaaaatattttagtagccctctggaccagaaccaactaaaatgtaCTAGTCCGCCAGCCCATAGAtcgaaatattataatatacacttcaaatgatagatataaatttgacaaaaacattactAACACGGTtggccaaattaaaaaaaagcacCCTCCCCCCTCACACACCTTGATTAACAAAACCAGATAGCCCATCGGACCAGTAGATTTATTGTTCAACTCGTCCGTCCGAATGTTTACTTgcatttggcgagcgggcgagtactttctgcactcctgatttatacattaaaaattatgtacaaTAATTGTTAAGAATGGATTGTCTACTATTCACtactagtgatttccctagaaatccGGCAAgacatggtagaccaaacacttttggggggGCAtcttcaccattttcggggcacttgtttttcaataaaaaaaatatgattaaaataaacaatgtaatttatatgcttgctttaataaatgaacatTTGGCAAAAGATATCTGACAACAAATCgcatgttgattgcgcgaactgtGCACAAGAAGTTGGAAgaataacgcagttagggacatTGACAATATGTCAAAGACGGTGAACTGGGCTTACCCCATAAACCAGTCTATTTACATTGGACTTGTTTTTAAAGAATCTGCATATGATTGAATCCTGACATCAAAATAacttttgttgaattaaaaCCTTCCCGAAAACAGTGCACAAATGAGGAAAAGACAAAGtagacattaaaaatatttttatatgcagggAAATGTACACAACCGCCATTTTGCATTGTGCGCACTATATTAAATGGcatgtaatattaaacaaacctaaATAAACAAGTTTCACACCACCGTCACTCTTGGAAAACAATAGCCTGGTTTATGGGAGTAGGTGAAGAATATCAACGTCAGACTACGACATGCATTTAatatttgttggttgattttgacaTGGTGAACAagattaaacataaaaaatgaTTGTACATTACAATGCGTGTGTAGAAACCATTTCCTGTTAATAGGCCGGTTCACGGTGACTCCATGTGTgttaccttgtctgtgggatggtgcatataaaagatctcatcATTATATAGTTCTACgggtataatataatatacatgtatgattaaagggacacaccctagttacggctagttgttaaccattacagcgttgtttttcgctattaaacccattttttcacaaataaaattgcactttactatttagaatatacatttccattcacctgaagtgttttttggtaatcctggtaatcctggtgtttgtaataccacaaaattcatttttcgtatttctgaaaaacggacgcacgtttgagaaaaaaacgttgagcagacaaggtctaacagatttgttgttgttcatttgtgagattttttcttcacagttcgtgaacattttcagtaacaataaagttcagacaagtaagtatctcaatacaaaacgttacaaacccttaaaaccaataattttgctaagtcctaggatatctggagaggggatacaaccaggacagaacagttggaacatgtccaggagaggtgaaaagaacgcaccccaagtctgtgaaatttgttgtgacgtaggcattgttgtgcttcgagcgacatctaccggtgacatcagaatacaaactttcaaaattatttcaagcaattgggacatggggattcccatggtatttatcgatataaaacctgctttttcactccatttgataaaaacgtgatctaagtgtgttacaggtttgtagattaaccaaattataatttattttcgctggatggaactagggtgtgcagctTTAATAAAGGgaaattatttcaacatttggttgacaggtagttttatttttgacatgggtcattttgacaggcacaactaaaaaaatatttccaggcccaagttaaacaaaaaaatccattaaTTCAATATTGCTATGTTGACGTTTGAAATTAACACAAATTTACCGGCCTTGGTAGCATctttgttaggccattggtctacaggctggtaggtactgggttcggatcccagtcgaggcataggatttttaatccagataccgactccaaaccctgagtgagtgctccgcaaggctcaatggataggtgtaaaccacttgcaccgaccagtgatccataactggttcaacaaaggccatggtttgtgctatcctgcctgtggcaagcgtaaataaaagatcccttgctgctaattggaaagagtagtccatgtagtggcaacagcgggtttccgctccaaatctgtgtggtccttgaccatatgtctgacgccatataaccgtaaataaaatgttgagtgcgttgttaaataaaacatttctttctttttttcaacacATAATTGCTTGTCCTGACAAAAGTGTAAATCTGcttaaaacaagaaatatatacaACAATTGTTTATTTGCATCACTGTTCATACTTTGATTAATGTGAacattaaagaaaaagaaagtccttgatttatatacatgtgtcatTGACGATGGAGAAGACATGTTTTTAAGCTTGGGCTGTAAAAATTGTGcaccaattggagattttatTGTTTCAGAGATGATACCTCTGCTAGTGGAGCTGGGTCCATGGATATATACACAGCCTTACAAGAAGTGCTGAAAACATCCCTGATCCATGACGGTCTGGCCAGAGGACTTCATGAATGTACCAAGGCACTTGACAAGTTTGTATTTCTGGTTGTACATGCCAAATAAAATCTCATCGGCGACAAGTTAACGTTTGCGGTTAAAAACACTATGGTataacccataaatatcagtaatataaCCCCTCTAtgaaagtattaactgaagaaagtagAACCTTTCATGGTTCACTTTTGATATAACGCGATTTTTATACAATacctagtttcacacaaaaaatTTAGTACTTTTACAGTTAATCTATACAGGTTTCAAGCAAAAGTCTACTAACTTGATACattgatactagatgaaataaaattgcatacagcTAAATGTTTTGGCAACATGTATTGTCAGTTGTCTCCATTGGAAGGAGTTGTGGTATTAACTTTGTCAAAACTTTGgtgtacctcgaactttgaccaatctggatgttatttggtttaggtAATACCTTCTTGCTAGTTAGTACATTATGTGAACAATTTTTAATGGTacagtttaattttttatcGGAAGGATAAATATTTCtacatgtaatttaaattaattctacatataaataaaaattataattttgtaatgagacctttgtttatttttcagacgTCAAGCGTTCCTCTGTATTTTGGCAAATAATTGTGATGAACCAGCTTACGTTAAACTGGTAGAGGCTCTTTGTGCAGAGCATGGCATCAACCTGCTCAAGGTATTACACAAATTTCGCAgaatttaaaggtgcagaccctagtttcagacTGAAAATGGACACTTAGTTTAGTTGATCTACAAACCTTAAACatacatttggatatggttataatgGAGAGAAGCTAAAAtgtgtgatatttaaacagGCCAATCTGTCTTGATAACCGTTAATTTTCAGACAAAAGTGcgttttttagaattataaaaaaatgtattttggaaTATAGCCAAAACCTGGAGGACCTATTATTTCAgagtatgaaaattaatattctagaTAATAAATTGTAAGTACTTGTAATTATAAAATAGctctaattgtgaaaaatatgccataatgttttaaactggggtctgtcactttaatctGTACCGAAATTCAGTTGGTGTATAATAAGACTGGGGTAAAGCTCTCGCCGTGTGCTTGATCGATCCATTAGACTTTTTCATTCTAGCCTTTGCTCTACAGTTAcaccacagctggtgtaacaaagaccatggcatgtactgtcctgtctgagatggtgcatataaaagataacctttctgctaatcaaaaatagtaCATGACGTGGTGGCAGCGGATTACtcttctgtgtggtccttgatcatgtgacttcaaatacaaatgtgttgtgcatcattaaaatgaATTTCTTCCTTTGTCTTGGGATTAAAGTGGCTAATAGATCTCATCAAAATGGTTTTGTAATGGTGTGGTTTTGTTTGATCTGATGGACACTTAAAATGGGAACAAACAGGGAAATGTGGTGTGTCAGGCTGAAACTGATAGAAATaagctgaatttttttttgggtcCACCGGACgaacatctagaaatctacttatccagcaatattttcacttgttcacataaatgttttgttttattgaagtACAAGTAAGTTATTTTTGATTGCtaaaaattaaactgcattgaacatttttacttgtccactggacaaccattacGGTACATTTTGCATGTCCGGGCAGATTTTCACTTTTCAGGACAAACGGAtgagtgcttatttcgaacactggcTGAAAGGCTAGATAATTGATGACTTTACCTCTATTATATTGCTCTGGACTTTTGTCTATTGGACATATTACTCAGTTTCATGTGTGATGAATGAAAATTTGGTAACATTCAAGATACGTCCAAACTTTGAGCCTCTTTACTATCCCATGATGATCACAATGCTCCCTCTTCCGATTTATCTGAGGATTAGCACTGTCTGAGGATATCATTAAACAGACTGTTGATGTTTAaatggacataccctagtttttaaacacttaagggatatatttttactattagagccgtttttgataactgaaatcatactttacttaattttattgtttagattatccatttccgtacattcaatgtgtttttggtcatcctggtgtttttgatatcacaaaattattctcatatttttaaaaacgcacttgCGTCCAAGAGGTGAGTTATGGAGTCttaagagggtatttcaccatttcaaagtcacactcgagttttactcaattgtaactttatccaaatgtgttacaggtttgtagattaactaaacttaatgttaattttcatgggctgaaactatgGTCTATCCTAACTTCCCATCACTCACTGGcaagacgtagtccagtggtaaaagtgctcggtcggtttgggatcgatccctgtcagtgggccaattgggttatttttcgctgcaaccagtgcaccacgactggtatatcaaaggctgtggtatgtgctgtcctgtctatgggacggtacatataaaagatccctagctgctaatcgaaaagagtagcccatggaattggcgacagcaggtttcctccttcaatatcggTGTCTgacccatataaccgtaaataaaatgtgtcgagtgcatcgttaaataaaacatttccttcgacTTGGACATATTACTCGATTTCATACGTGATGAACGATAATTTGATAACATTCCTAAAGACGTCCAAACTTTGAGCCTCTTTATTATCCCATGATGATCACAATGCTCCCTCTTCCGAATCATCTGAGGATTAGCACTGTCTGAGGATACTGAACCTTTGCCGTTTAAGGAAAGCTATCATTCAAAAGCTAGTTAATCAATGATTTTACCTCTTATTATCTTGCTCTCGACTGTCTGTTGGGGgggagacgtagcccagcggtaaagtgctcgcttgatgcgcagtctgtttgggattgatccccatcggtgggcccattgggctgtttttcgctgcaaccagtgcaccacgactggtacatcaacggccgtggtatgtgctgtcctgtctatgggacggtacatataaaagatccctagctgctaatcgaaaagagtagcccatggaattggcgacagcgggtttcctccttcaatatctctGTCTgacccatataaccgtaaataaaatgtgtcgagtgcattgttaaataaaacatttccttcgacTTTGTTGGACATATTACTCAATTTCATACGTGATGAACGATAATTTGATAACATTCCTAAAGATGTCCAAACTTTGAGCCTCTTTATTATCCCATGATGATCACAATGCTCCCTCTTCCGAATCATCTGAGGATTAGCACTGTCTGAGGATATTGAACCTTTGCCGTTTATCATTCTGATACTCCATCCAGGCCACACACTGGAACCAGGTTTGTTGTATGTAGACTATTTCCTtgaaaatggttaatttaaagACGGATGTATTGGCCAAAGACTAGATGTTGTTCGTAGCCACTTTTTATAAAAATgagcagttggctaatttggtAATGAACAGGGTGAGCCCTTCTCCATCACTCTTCTGAGACTAGTTTATGAAGTTATTTTTAGCTCcccatatataaaatatgctacaaaaggattaaatattgATGCTCATTATGGTACTACTATACATCTtcaaattaatgcgatcataatattaatgcgaaaaatgcgatATCGTGTTATTTGCATTAAtaatgacacatttatttctgttttgtctaGCAATAGTCCAGCAAGCTACTTATGTGtcacacactattaaaacaaagattacaattttagggactaaacaggttaattgatgtgtacaccgACATACTAGGGAGTTGATGTAACTGGGATGTAACCGAAAGATACATTGACGTGTGTTGTGTTAGGAAAGTTAATATTCCAAAGGGAGACCATTTGCATTAATTTCATCTCTCATTTTAGTCTGCTTACAGTCACTTGCATTAATTTATGAATGCagtaatttcaggatctacagtatcttaaatggctccacATAATCTTAAGTTAGGGGAGCCATTAATCAAATTGAATTTTATAGCAAATTGATATGTATTACGAAAACCAATCTTGAAACTATCAAATGATATTTTTGACAGCATaagtaaaactaaaaactaaaggGAGGTAACTGGCTAGAAATTATATGTTCCTAGTGTTATGATAATAAAGTGAGAAGTTTGAAAATGCTGGAACATGAGTCTATTACTGTGACTTGACACCTTTCCCACAAACTGAAATTCTTGAATCTCTCTAGGtctccattcaactgattgggttttttctagtttcaaccaatgcaccacaactggtcaaaggctgtggtatgttctttcctgtcttggaaaatgcatataaaagatccctttctgctaattggaaaaatgtagcaggtttcctatgatgactacgtgtcagaattaccaaatgtttgacatccaatagccaattaattaatgtgctctagtgtcgttaaataaatgtaaaacttTATTTGAACTCGTTAGGTCTGTGATTTTTATGTTTCAATGGCGAAAACTAGGATATTGTTAATTGCTTGTGTTTTATTAATCCTAGGTTGACGACAACAAGAAGCTGGGTGAATGGTCAGGGCTTTGCAAAATCGACAAAGAAGGAAAAGCTAGAAAAGTGGTTGGCTGCAGTTGTGTAGTAGTAAAGGTAACAAATTAATCTTAAAAGTTAACTCCCAAGTTCTCATATTGTGGTCATAGGCCTTGATCAAATTATTAGATTGTTTGATTATGACATTGATAAACAGCTTATGAGCAAAATATCAAAGAGCATATCGATGTAGAATAACTAGATGTCAggtttatcctgtgaaggtaagaatgggaagtTATACGAGACATGCTCAAGTTCGAGCACTTAAGTCAGAtgaacaattttgtaatgtagatGTATGTGATGTTTTAACTCGTAATCTGTTATAAGTTATGATTTTGCGTTAATCTGTTATCATAATCAGCCTGCAAGACAGACTCCAAATGTGTGGGGTGTTTTTtctggggggtggaggggggtgcATTATAGAACAAATATAACTTGGTAGTTGTCATGTTAAATCTTCCCTGAGTCAAACCACTGGCTATGCCAGGGGTAGGACCCAGGAGAAACATTTCTGAACCTTAGTGGTTATAGGCATATGAAAGTTTCAAGTCATTAAAGATCTGTATTTTGAGTACATCTAGATGAGTTTTTGTCATAGTGGTTGGTTGTTTGTGTAGCTCTTGGAAATCTTTCAAAAGCTTGTTATAGATGTCACTGGTATAGTACGGTAaatagaatataaatatttgtttagtcGTGATTTGTTTCCATTACATTTACTTGTCatagaaaatgtaattttagtggTTTCAATTTTAAACTATTTGCAGAAGTTcaagggctagctctgggtgaacacaaagttttgccaaattatctattaaaggaaacatgacacgagaccatattatagctcattttaaaagaaaaatgatataaaaataatatacaaataactttataacaataaaatacgtgtagttaacttaaaatgaagaaattacgctaaccagtatcaaagtacgatttatgcatatttcttcgtgagcgttcggaaaaaaagggaagtgacgtcagagccgctgtactcttccattgttgttaactgtttatatatggagtaaggggcttacgatcttttcagtccaacagtgccgtactgcgcggccttcgggtgtaaaaataaacagtttaaacgatcgggattgtctttttatggttttccaaaggattgtatccgaagaaagacgcgtgtattttatcgcaaaagaaaagattggacaccaacaccgcatagtactttggtgtccgcctaattacagcccggagcccgaacgttacccggagacaaaaacagtactcggttgcgaatgccgaggtgtacattgtacatatttggcacaaagatacacctcagcatgatgtatttatatatgttaaaacaaaaatgtagaattttttatttatttatttttttgtaaaaaaaaagatttttcatgttagggctgtaggcctacataacaaaatctgtattcaccgtccgaagaaggaaacgtcgataagtaattaaatatggcatatacaaacatgggatttggcatgaggatacatctcagtacgatgtatttaaatatgtttttaaaaaacgtgtcgaaaacaataataattttaaataatgtttttaatcttcgggcggaatacgttacaaaaacgttcctcatcgcccgaagccccaaagcaacacgaagttcaatacaaaaaaccccactactgtcggtgtcgaaataactattatgtttcatccacgggctgacttgagaatcggagtgttgttttagttaattggtcctttctttccgtggcctgcacatgtgattcctgattggcaggtgtatattgcagggtatcgaccaggtaagtgattaccacggtctagacatgcgtacaaaatacgtgccagtttttttaagattacagggtattgtggcgtaacctgtcgcgactatagtacaatgttaatggacattatcagccgccctgcttcattactgtaaataatgctgtaaaacccttgattaagtagactttcccatctaaaattacaaaactgaccaattacgtagtaccaaagaaaagaaaattatcacttgggtatcgtgagtggtagtttttactctaacgcaccctaccaataggcctaataatatgctacttttttttatgagagaaaaatactataaccccatttcgttctattgatgcaaatagaaatatatttagtttaaaagttgattatactctcaagtcatttatgttgttttacaagccaggttaatgaaagtgaagcgccttgtcgtaaattagagcgtttgtttacactgtgcatacagatttcattatgtacagcccgaacataaaaaatgcgatattttctaaaaaaaactaaaacccaaaaatgtttgtcctacatttatagtttttacatatttaaatacatcatatcgaggtgtatctttatgctaaatatgaacagtatacacctcggcattagcatctgagttttggttttgtctccgggttactttcgggctccgggctgtaaattggtcgaccggtctggtctggcaccatcagtttctccaccctccgactcgctatccgttttttcttcagtatcactgttgtaagtaaatgtgtgtctttcttcatttactaacagctcatattgatacggcaaaacgttttgcgaacgaacactcattgttttggtaagctgtgcaagtcttagattctttatgagtggtacggactaatgcttttaagtgtaaggcttcagatcaagcgacgcgtctctgacgtcagggacctcgtgattgccctgctcattaaagatcggcaatttccgccaagagctcgtatctggggttcttttatggagatattttaagtaattaattttttataattaatttttttaggtgattcaatttataattaattgtacatggttggtgccaaatatggtttacgtgacatgtttcctttaaacttcaaaaatggcagaaaaccagttattttacaataaaatgtagtaaaattatttcgccaactcaaaataaaatttgccagttttaaaaatttgcaattggcgaatttggtgactgccagagctagccccgaGATCCTTAAAAAATTCATTCTGTagtcttaatttgtttttaatttgtttttaatatacttatatTTTCATACAATTGTTTTATTCCCACAGGACTATGGCAAGGATTCGCAAGCCCTGGACGTGTTGAATGAATACTTCAGAAcgaaaaagtaaacaaaattttGTCTTTGGACAAAAGTTTTAATAAAGACAGTTGATGGAGAAttagtgtgtgtttgtatttttcatagTAGCTTCCATACCCTAAATTATAATGTGTTCAGGATATGCTTATACACAGTTTTGTCTTCCACATgttgatatataaaaaaaagaaaaagaaaaaaagataaaaggATTAGAACTACATGGGTAAGATGATCTAACAGATTCTGCAAGTAACCAGGATCATTGTTTCCAAGTTTGGaacattttattgtaaaaatgtAACCAGTGCTGATGGTATAGTAGGCAATGTGTTGGTTGCTTCAGGTCTTTAGTTCAGCCAATCAAAACGTTTGTGAAACGTTCGCTGGATGAACTTGTGGGcagagggtgggggggggggagggagagcaTTTATGATTGCTCACTACATTTAATGTGTGGTATGAGAGAACATGGTATGGTTTCGATCATTCATTAATTGTGTATTTAGTCCTGAACGTGCCACTGGCAGTGGAC
The sequence above is drawn from the Gigantopelta aegis isolate Gae_Host chromosome 6, Gae_host_genome, whole genome shotgun sequence genome and encodes:
- the LOC121375783 gene encoding 40S ribosomal protein S12-like; translated protein: MSDAEGDDTSASGAGSMDIYTALQEVLKTSLIHDGLARGLHECTKALDKRQAFLCILANNCDEPAYVKLVEALCAEHGINLLKVDDNKKLGEWSGLCKIDKEGKARKVVGCSCVVVKDYGKDSQALDVLNEYFRTKK